One Rosa chinensis cultivar Old Blush chromosome 5, RchiOBHm-V2, whole genome shotgun sequence genomic region harbors:
- the LOC112164302 gene encoding uncharacterized protein LOC112164302, with the protein MALKDAFVPTASESPSCIAYTPPGNQAFSIPVQLLNSLPKYSGTPSEDPNVHIREFLDICKLQTIQNIQPEGLRLLLFPFSLKDDAKRWLYLLPAGIITTWDEMVKKFLKQYFPAQLTKRLRREIQNFTQKDGDTLYEAWEEFQELQRKCPHHNFSLNDIVQFFYDGLDIANRGSIDSACGGTFMNKTGQEAYNLIDDLADNNRQFYTRDKRTRARGVYEVDSRNQMVAVERKIDMLMNALGNGIKATPQVCSICSYSDHTTDRCPMSAMSDEQVNYMGQQRPKYDPYSNTYNPGWKDHPNFRWGGNDNVVRPTQGVYNGPPGFQQGARQQVYQQTPPQQSSSKSLEELVKEMTLNTASFQKDTASFQKD; encoded by the coding sequence ATGGCATTGAAGGATGCTTTTGTTCCGACAGCTTCGGAATCCCCCTCATGCATAGCGTACACACCACCTGGCAATCAAGCCTTCTCCATTCCTGTGCAGCTCCTTAACTCATTGCCTAAGTACTCTGGCACACCATCTGAGGATCCTAATGTTCACATTAGGGAATTCTTAGATATTTGCAAGCTGCAAACCATTCAGAACATCCAACCAGAAGGACTCAGGTTACTTctatttcccttttctttaaaAGATGATGCAAAACGTTGGTTGTACTTGTTACCTGCAGGTATCATCACAACTTGGGACGAAATGGTTAAGAAGTTTTTGAAACAATATTTCCCTGCTCAACTGACAAAACGACTAAGGAGGGAGATTCAAAACTTCACTCAAAAGGATGGAGATACACTATATGAGGCATGGGAGGAATTTCAGGAGTTGCAGAGGAAGTGTCCCCATCACAACTTCAGTCTGAATGACATTGTCCAATTTTTCTATGATGGATTGGACATAGCTAATAGGGGCAGCATTGATTCTGCATGTGGAGGGACTTTCATGAATAAAACCGGTCAAGAAGCATATAATCTGATTGATGATTTGGCCGACAACAATAGACAATTCTACACAAGGGATAAACGTACAAGAGCACGAGGAGTGTATGAAGTCGATTCAAGGAACCAAATGGTGGCTGTGGAAAGAAAGATTGACATGTTAATGAATGCCTTAGGCAATGGCATTAAGGCAACACCTCAGGTATGCTCTATTTGTTCCTATTCTGATCATACTACTGATAGATGTCCTATGTCTGCTATGTCTGATGAACAAGTGAATTACATGGGGCAACAAAGGCCCAAATATGACCCTTACTCGAACACGTACAATCCGGGATGGAAGGATCACCCAAACTTCCGTTGGGGCGGTAATGACAACGTGGTTCGACCTACTCAAGGCGTCTACAACGGACCACCTGGATTCCAACAAGGGGCTAGGCAGCAAGTCTATCAACAAACTCCTCCTCAACAATCCTCAAGCAAGTCCTTGGAAGAACTAGTAAAGGAGATGACTCTGAACACCGCATCTTTCCAAAAGGACACCGCATCTTTCCAAAAGGACTGA
- the LOC112164736 gene encoding beta-glucosidase 12 — MAMQGSLFLGVVLIHVAGFRLTSSEALTPSTPIYDTGFLNRTSFPAGFIFGTASASYQYEGAAKEGGRGPSIWDTYTHEHPERITDGSNGDVANDQYHHYKEDVGIMKNMNLDAYRFSISWSRLLPNGKLSGGVNKEGVKYYNNLINELLSNGLKPFVTLFHWDLPQTLEDEYGGFLSPNVVKHFRDYAELCFKEFGDRVKHWITLNEPWTYSNGGYAVGSLAPGRCSAWQQLNCTGGDSGTEPYLVAHHLLLSHAAAVKLYKQKYQASQKGVIGVTLVSHWFIPISGAKHNKNAALRSLDFMFGWFMDPLTNGDYPHSMRSLVGNRLPKFTKEQSKLLIGSFDFLGLNYYTTYYATYTPQNNSLNASYLTDARATQSFALNGVPIGPQAASSWLYVYPKGIRDLLLYTKTKYNDPLIYITENGIDEFNDPKLSLEEALYDTQRVDYYFRHLYYLQKAIKEGVNLKGYFAWSLLDNFEWASGYTVRFGINYVDYKNGNKRHPKLSAHWFKNFLKKY, encoded by the exons ATGGCAATGCAAGGATCTCTGTTTCTAGGCGTAGTGCTTATACATGTAGCAGGCTTTAGATTGACAAGCAGTGAAGCTCTTACACCCAGTACTCCTATCTATGACACTGGTTTCCTCAACAGGACTAGTTTCCCAGCAGGTTTCATATTTGGGACAGCTTCAGCGTCATATCAG tatGAAGGTGCTGCTAAAGAAGGTGGTAGAGGACCCAGCATATGGGATACCTACACCCACGAACATCCAG AAAGGATCACGGATGGAAGCAATGGAGATGTGGCTAATGATCAATATCACCACTATAAG GAAGATGTGGGGATTATGAAGAATATGAATTTGGATGCTTATAGGTTCTCTATCTCATGGTCAAGATTGTTACCAA ATGGAAAGCTAAGTGGGGGAGTGAACAAGGAAGGAGTCAAGTACTACAACAATCTCATCAATGAACTCCTAAGCAATG GTCTAAAGCCATTTGTGACCCTCTTTCATTGGGATCTTCCCCAAACTTTAGAAGACGAATATGGCGGTTTCTTAAGCCCTAACGTTGT CAAGCATTTTCGGGACTATGCGGAGCTGTGTTTCAAGGAATTTGGTGATCGGGTAAAGCACTGGATCACGTTGAATGAGCCATGGACATACAGTAATGGTGGTTATGCAGTCGGGTCATTGGCACCAGGACGGTGTTCTGCGTGGCAGCAGCTAAATTGCACCGGCGGGGATTCGGGTACTGAACCATATTTAGTGGCACACCACCTACTCCTTTCTCATGCAGCTGCTGTAAAGTTGTACAAGCAGAAATATCAG GCATCTCAAAAAGGAGTTATAGGAGTGACCCTAGTGTCTCACTGGTTCATTCCAATTTCAGGGGCAAAGCACAACAAAAATGCTGCCTTACGATCTTTGGATTTTATGTTTGGATG GTTCATGGACCCTTTGACAAACGGAGACTATCCACACAGCATGCGATCTCTCGTCGGAAACCGATTACCCAAATTCACAAAAGAACAATCCAAGTTACTAATTGGATCATTTGATTTTCTTGGACTAAATTACTATACTACTTACTATGCAACATATACACCTCAGAACAATTCTTTAAATGCAAGCTACTTGACAGACGCTCGTGCTACTCAATCAT TTGCGCTAAATGGCGTCCCCATTGGTCCACAG GCTGCTTCATCATGGCTATATGTTTATCCAAAAGGAATTAGAGACCTTTTACTCTATACAAAGACAAAGTATAATGATCCACTTATTTACATTACTGAGAACG GCATTGATGAGTTCAATGATCCCAAATTATCACTTGAGGAAGCCCTCTATGACACTCAGAGAGTTGACTATTACTTCCGCCACCTCTATTACCTTCAAAAAGCAATCAA GGAAGGTGTGAACTTGAAGGGCTACTTTGCATGGTCATTGCTAGACAACTTCGAATGGGCTTCGGGTTACACTGTTCGCTTTGGTATCAACTATGTGGattacaaaaatggaaacaaaaGGCACCCAAAACTCTCGGCACATTGGTTCAAAAACTTCCTCAAGAAGTACTAA